The Candidatus Obscuribacterales bacterium genome contains the following window.
GTCATTAAATGGTTCCTGGGAGCGATCGCTTCTTGGATTCTCCCAAATCTTGGAACGCCTATCCATAACTCTTTGGGCTGAACCTTTGGCCCGAGCGATCGCTAGGAGGGTTCTTGGGGCGATTCGACCACGGGGAGCCACAGTTGGGAGACGTGGGTGGCGGCGCTGTGGATGGCTAGGGTGATGATCTGGGCTTGGATGAGTTGTCCATCGTGGGTGCGATCGCCCGTGCCGGGGTTAACCGCATAGGCAGGAAAGCAAGCTGCGCTGAGGCTGAGACGTAGGGCATGACCAGCGGGGATGCAGATGCAGGTAGGCTGAAGATTCACCTCAACAGCATGGCGTTGCCCCGGCGGGACGCCGTCTGTGCGCTGATAGCCTTGGCTCATGGACATCACTCGACCGGTGGGATCCACAGAGGACACCACGGCGCAGAGGTCAAAGCTAGGAGCATCGGCGGTGCAATAGATTACGGCCCGTAGGGCTCCGGCCAGATGGAGGTCATGGGAGAGGGGTGCGGTGGTGTAGGTGGCCACATCCGTACGGCAGTCCACGGCCGTGCGATCGCCCGCCCCAGCCGGAAATGCCGCGTGGCCGCCCACCGTCGGCACCGGCCGCCATGGATCATGAACGAGCTGGTCTGGAGTAGCAGCTCCACCCATAGCATCCTGAACCACCACATCCTGCACAAGCTGACCATCCTGAGGATCAATCGTGGCTAAACCATGGCTCACCAAGGTATGGGGAACGGCCGTGTTGGGAACCTGGGAGAGCGATCGCCATTGATTGCTGCCCATTTCAAACCACTGCACCGGTGGCTCGTCTAATAAACCGGTCGATTCTCCTTTAAGAAACTGGTTAAACCAGCGCAGTTGCACTCGGTCAATAGGGCTAGCAGCCTCAGGGCCGTAGTTCACCGAGCCAACCTGCTGTCCCCAGGGCAAATGACCCCAGGGGCCCACCCAGAGATGCTGAGTGTGAATACTACCCGCCGCCATCTGATGATAGAACCGCAGGGTACCCCGCAAATAGCTATCGTGCCAGCCGCCAATGTGCAGCATGGGTAAGTCCATCACGGCAGGAAAACCCTGGGGGGAAAGCGATCGCCAATAGTCATCCGGCGTCCCATGGTGCAGCCAATCGTGGTAGTAGGAGTCAGGAGCCCATTGGCGTAAGAGATCAGACTGACCGTTCACCGGATCGGTCAAGGGCAGCGCGTGGCCAGCTTGATAGAGCAATCGATAGGCCTCTGATTGGCCTGCCCGCCGCGCTGTTTCTGCTGCCAGTTGGATCGCCCAACCTAGATTACCCTGGAGGCAAAAGGCACCGCCCTCATAGGCCCAGTCGGCGTAGAGATCATAGCCAATCATGCTGGGGCAGAGCGTCACCAAGGCGGGCGGTTGAGCCATGGCCGCATAGAGCTGGGTCATGCCTTGATAGGAAAAGCCATACATGCCCACCTGCCCCGTACTGCCGGGTAAGCTCGCAGCCCAGGCAACGGTATCGAACCCATCATCGATTTCCTGAGCAAAGAGGCGAAACTCTCCC
Protein-coding sequences here:
- a CDS encoding CocE/NonD family hydrolase, yielding MWPVQPKQTLSMHTRDGVRLDADVYYPAVEGDYPVLLMRQPYGRAIASTVVYAHPAWYAAHGYIVVIQDVRGRGSSEGEFRLFAQEIDDGFDTVAWAASLPGSTGQVGMYGFSYQGMTQLYAAMAQPPALVTLCPSMIGYDLYADWAYEGGAFCLQGNLGWAIQLAAETARRAGQSEAYRLLYQAGHALPLTDPVNGQSDLLRQWAPDSYYHDWLHHGTPDDYWRSLSPQGFPAVMDLPMLHIGGWHDSYLRGTLRFYHQMAAGSIHTQHLWVGPWGHLPWGQQVGSVNYGPEAASPIDRVQLRWFNQFLKGESTGLLDEPPVQWFEMGSNQWRSLSQVPNTAVPHTLVSHGLATIDPQDGQLVQDVVVQDAMGGAATPDQLVHDPWRPVPTVGGHAAFPAGAGDRTAVDCRTDVATYTTAPLSHDLHLAGALRAVIYCTADAPSFDLCAVVSSVDPTGRVMSMSQGYQRTDGVPPGQRHAVEVNLQPTCICIPAGHALRLSLSAACFPAYAVNPGTGDRTHDGQLIQAQIITLAIHSAATHVSQLWLPVVESPQEPS